The following proteins come from a genomic window of Bactrocera dorsalis isolate Fly_Bdor chromosome 6, ASM2337382v1, whole genome shotgun sequence:
- the LOC125779180 gene encoding uncharacterized protein LOC125779180, protein MMAKQMMRPAHRITPIRMVASVCRHCLQQRYLCQQHPKANNFAYYTGAAETVAATAVTAATHRYADAATPPLPPQSQTLAPSSAVAASPHQQHYATSNAVAPLSDAIHHQQMQLQLQQQYEQRYQLQTAYYHQQQQASPSQSQQEDQHPSTQYLHAVATTTTVNQHAARSNRRATQSTATHHTTNTSQAATTTTVSTNVISYAKL, encoded by the coding sequence ATGATGGCGAAACAAATGATGCGCCCGGCTCATCGAATCACACCGATACGCATGGTAGCGTCGGTGTGCCGACACTGCCTGCAGCAGCGTTATCTCTGTCAGCAACATCCAAAGGCCAACAATTTCGCTTATTACACGGGCGCCGCTGAAACGGTGGCAGCAACGGCTGTCACAGCTGCAACGCACCGATATGCTGACGCAGCAACGCCACCACTACCACCCCAATCACAAACGTTGGCGCCATCATCAGCTGTGGCGGCCTCACCACACCAGCAACACTATGCCACGAGCAACGCAGTGGCGCCATTGTCCGATGCCATTCACCACCAGCAGATGCAgctacagctacaacaacaatacgagcAGCGTTATCAACTGCAAACAGCCTATTATCATCAGCAACAGCAGGCGTCGCCGTCTCAATCGCAGCAAGAAGACCAACATCCGTCTACACAATACCTACATGCGgtggccacaacaacaacagtaaatcaACATGCAGCGCGCAGCAACAGACGAGCAACGCAGTCGACAGCCACACACCACACAACGAACACAtcacaagcagcaacaacaacaaccgtgtCAACGAACGTCATCAGTTACGCAAAGCTCTGA